In Leptolyngbya sp. NIES-2104, the genomic window TTGATCACTGTATTCACTGTGAAGGATAAGTTGAGGATAAAGTGACAATGCGCTTTTTACACCACAAGTTTTTCCAATACCACTATCACCGATTACAGCAAAAGAACTGGCGGTAGATTCCATTGTATCTGGTAAAGGGGTATCGTCAGTCAAGAATAGTCGACCTGCCCGCACGTTATTCCAAAAATCCCTATGTATCGGGTTACGTCCTCTATATCCAGGACGAATAATGCGATCGAAGAGATAGTACAAATCAATGTTAAATGTTAGAGGCCAACGCCATAGCAGTATTTCTTGTAGTGTTTGCAATCGCTCATGAACTGGTAGAGAACGATCTTCTGACTGAAAGTCAATAGCGTTTTTGAGCAGTTTGGCAACCACAGAATACTCAAGTGTAGGTGGCAGAGCTTCTATGAAAGGGTTTCCTTTATACTTTCTATTAATTGGCTGCGAATATGTGGCGTATTGAATCAATGGGGGGCGTTTTTGCATAATCAATCCTCCTCCTCAGCTAACTGACGTAATAACTGTGAATAAGTGGGGCGGGGAACAAAACTTTTCTGATTTGAGCTTGACTGTCCCCTCACATCAGAACTTTCCTGATTCGCATTCTCCGCTATAAGTTCGGCTTCATTGTTTTGGGCATCAATTACAGCATCTGAACTAGACTGCAACTGCTGAGCTTCAAATTCTTGTTCCGCCTTGGTATTTTCGCGTATGTTCTTCAGGCGCGCATGGGGACTCAGACCGCTGTCCCTAATTGCCTGCTCTGCAATTTTTGTCGAAGTCTCTACCTCGCTATCTCGATGTGCATGAAGTTCAGCGCGTCCCTGATGCTGTTGACCAATCTGAGCGTTTATTCTCTCTGTTTCTGAAATATTGTAATTATCTACCTCCTCAAATGAGAAACCAGGAAATACTTGAGTTTTAGGATTATTCGTTCGCTTACACAACGCCGTTTCTCCCTTACCTAAATGCAGGTAAATTTCATCTATTTTATCAAAAGGATGATGAGAAATAGACAGAGATTCGCGCTTTTTAGTAATTGCAATTCGATCAATCCTGCTTTGGATTTCGGGAATATCACACTCATAGTAAATGCCCTTAAAGTATATGCCGTCACGAGTTAAAGAAGCTTTACTTCTCGGTAATAGGTTCAGGATAAGGGCTTGATTGTCTATTCTTCTGAGTAACCCACCACGGTTAGCAATGCCCCAGTTCCAAAGCTTTATTGGAATCTTCGGTACCCCATCGCTAATCATGAATAGATCAACAGGATAGTTGCGTATGTATTGATACTGGTTGTAGTACAATATCGCTCGTAAAACAAGTCGTCTAAATGCCTTGATGTCAAGTCGAGCATTTAAACGGTAATCACTATCACCGCGAACTACTTCGTCAGGAATTGAGCCGGGCAACTCATCGATTAGAATCTCGTTCATGATATTCATGAGTTGTTCAATGATTCCTTTCATGTCTGCTCGATATGGGCTGGCATTTGAAAAGTTTACGTCTAATGCGGTTGTGATCGATCTGTTTTGCAAGTTATTACCTTCACCTCGATCAGTCAGGAGTTCATCAAAGAGATTGTTGCAGGGCCATTGGTTTGGAGTAATGTTAATGCCATGCTGCTTACAAAGCAAAACTTTGTCCGTTGCTGCACTTGAAAAAGCAACTTTAAAGCCTTCCCAACTCGCTTTTCTCAGACTGATTTCTACAGCCGCAATCATGTGGCTAAAGACATCGACTCCAAGATAAAGTGTTACTCGGCTGATGATTCGAGAAGGATCGATTTGGCTTGTAAGATAAACATCGACCGGAGTAGAATCGAACTGAGCTAAAGACCCTGTTGAAAAGGCCATAGTTGTAGAGTCGCCATGCATAGAGCGGCAATTGGATTGAAACCGTTTCTCGCCTATAGTGGCTTCTGTCATTTTGACGATATCTAATTCTTCGCGTAAGTAAGTTCTAAATTGGGAGATCTTGGGGCGCTCATGTTCAGGCGGCAATATGGCAACAGGTTGCCCTTCTTTTATCTCATATCCCAATTTAAAGAAGTTTTGATTTACTGCATCAAAAGCCGCCAGTTGAGTTTTAACTTCTCTTTTCTCAAGCAGTTGCTTTCCAAAATCGAAATACTGACGAATTTCGTCTGTTATGTTTACTCCTGTAGTTTCACCATTTTTATTTGGTCGTCCTCTTTTCTTTTCTCCAGCCGTCTTACGTTTACCTGGACCACCCCTGTTTTGAAAATCGGGAGCCAATGTATTAGGCGTTTGTCCACGCTGGAAATAAATACGCACCTGCGTGTACAGCGTTTGCTTTGACTTGTGAGTATTACGTGCCACCTCTTGAATCAGACTGCCTCGTTGGTGTGGATCAAAAATCTGAGGGATGCTATCAACTACTAGGGGTTTTATTAGCTCATATGCAGCATCTCTCTGTTGACGTGCTGCTTCAGAAAACATATCGTCAGGACGGCTATACAAGGCAAAAGGGTCGTGTTTAAGTAGACGAATTTGATGATTGTCAACTGCCTGCCTAAAATCTGAAACCTGAATCACTGAGGTTTCTAGCCGCTCAACCCAAAGCCGGATGATCGCCATTTGCGTCATTGATGGATTGAGCCATAGTATTCGGTAAGTTTCAGACTCGTCAGATAGAAGCCAATCAAAGAGACTATTGATGAGAAGATCCATGAGTTTTATAGATTTTGAACAATCAGAATGTTGCCAGGTTCAATAGGAGAGTGCATATCAATGATCCAGCGTCGATTAGCAATGAGGTGATAAGCAACCCTGAGACTAGTACCACATTCAAATCCCAAGCTTGTATCACACATAGTTGTCAGATGTCTCAATGCTGTGTCTCGCAATTGTATTCTTGGAGTCAGCCAAGCATTAATGGCTTCAACTTCATCGTAAATTAAGTTGAAGCCTGTCAAATCAAGCGATTTGTGGATAATCTCCACATTTTTGGCGAGTTGAATTGGTAACTGGCGCTCGGTAACAAGTGACCAAGGGCAATTTCTGACAGATTGCCAGTAGATGCGCTCAATCTCCAGTTTCTCTGCCGTACGCAAACCTTTAACATTCAAGTCTATAGAATATTTGAAAGACCACGGATGAAAAACCCTTTGATCGCCTTTCTGGACTGTTAATAGAAAATCAGTGGTCATGATAGTTGAATGCTTTGACGTTGGGTGTAAAGGATGTTTCACGCCCATCGACTCTGCAATCTCCAAAGTTGCCTCCAATGGAAGTGGATATTGCTCTCGAATGTCTACAACGTTTCTCGCCCACTCAAAGACATAGAAACAATGGAGTTCTCCGTCACTCAATAACTGGTGGTCACGCTTGTCTGTCTTCCAGCCAGCGGCTTGGTGGGCACGACCATCTGACGGTACCTCATGTATGGTCAGCCAGGGTAGATAACTATGTCCTTCTCCCTGTCCTCTTCCCTCCCTACGCTTTCTGTCGATCGCTTCTTGAGAGATTTCCCCCTTATATTTAGCCATGTTGCTGTTACCTCAAGAATCTGAATACAATCGTGAAGTGTGCAGTATTAACGCCAATTAGCTCTCCAGATGGATCAGAGCCTGCTCTAGTAACCATCACGCTCGTACTGAAGAAACTAAAATCAATTTTTTGATGCAATTTAGCTCTATTGCTTCTCCAACCAAGACAACGGTATGATTTGCTGCTGCATGGTACATGAGAGACGAATCGCCAAGATAACTTATCGAGGTTATGGTTTCTACTAGATACCATTTAGTTATCTCCTGAAGTGTGTGTCAGTTCAAACGATGACAGAACTGCAATGATAGCTGCTTGCACCTGCGGTATTTCTGCTATGTAAGGTTTGAGGTTTGCCTGTTTCACAATCTGCCAATGTTTGGGTTGAATGCCTTCTTGACGAAAATAATCGGCAACCCATTTGATTCGCCGTATCGCAAATTCTTCGGTTGTCTCAGTTATCTTGAATAAAATACTCGCCGTCACTGGTAGTCGATCAAGTTGCTTACAAATAAGAGATAAATATCCGCTATCGCTACCGATCGCTGTTTTTGTAATCCGCTGAGGTTTTCCGGGTAAGCTTCGTAATTTGTCTGCCGAGGCTCTCATGGCAGTTGCAATATCAATATCTCGTTGTTGCCAATCAATAAACGCTAACTGAGGGCTACGCTGCTTATAAAGCGGAAGGTGATTTTTTAGCCAGTCTTGATCATAGAAATTTAGCCAGCTATAAACGCGTTGATTATCTCTGGACAAATCTGCTCTACCAGCCTCTGGATTCTCTTCAAGGATGGCTAGCCAGCCAGCCCGATACTGCATCGTCTTGCTTGAAGCGACCGCTTTAGCTTCGTTTGACTGTAGTTGTGGCGTAGCTGTTCTTTGCAGTTGTTTAGCGGTTCGTCCTGGTCTAGGATAGACCAGATTGAGGCGAGCTGCTTGATACTTAACTGTTTCGGGATCTACGCCTAGATAAGCAGCCATTTCTTGCAAAGTGACGGTTGAATCACCCCATAGTGTTCTAAGATGCTCTTCCCAAACATTTCCCCAAGACTTGATTTTGCCAACCTGAAACAGATTCTCTCTCGAAGGATCAGGACCCATACGGGAGTAAGTGAAACCACATTCGCACTTAAACGTGGCAGTTAAGCGATTGCCATGAATTTTATCGTATTTAAGCTCGTACTCATTGATACAAAACTGCTTGTAGCATTTGCACACAGGATTCAAGCAAGGCCAAGCTCCAGAACCAAAAGGACGAAGCTCGTCTGAAACTTGGAAGAAGGTCTCCACTGTATGCCCAAGAAAATGAATTAACAAGAGGTGATGCAATGGTTGCTGTGAGTGTTTCGGAGGTCGCACTAATCGAAACAACCAGTTGCTAGTTCCTTTAAGTTCAGATTGAAGCGATCGTAGAAACTCAGGAGAATAGTAATTTTCAAAAGCATTGAGCAGTTCCCGATTGCGAATAATGCCTCGATAGTTTGCAAAATCGCGATCAATTAGTAGTGCTATGTATCGTCTATGGATTGATTCTAAACCTAGCGATAGATTTGGATGATTGAGTAACCACTCTGCATCTTCTGCAATCTGGATGTAATGTTGATGAGAATGATTCAGCAAATCAAGCGATCGAGGTAGCGTTGCTTGAATAGCTTCTTCAGCGGAGATTAACTGATAGCGCAACCGACGACTTTGTGCTTGAATCGTACTCTTTTCCAAAAAGACTTTATGCAGCGAGCATACTTCGTTGCCAGGTATCTGGTGTAGGCGATGCCAATAACATTCTCCATAACGCTTCTTGTCTTCAGTCACACATATCGGACAATAGCGCAGGAAACTGGGTAGACGAATACAACCACTTGCGATCGCAGAACGCAAATAGGCGTTTAGTCCTCGATCACTTTTCATGTCTTCGCGCAGTGCCTGCTCTCGTCCTACAGGGTAGAATGGAGCGAAGAAAGGTAGACAAGTGTGATAGTCAATAATTTGATCAGCACTGTAGGGGTGACCCAGTGGTAAAACAGAAATCAGTCGATTCAAATGGCTTGGCAAAGCATTAAGTGTTGCGACACCTGATGTCCCCAGCAATTCTTGAATAGCAGATTTAGGATTTGGATGATTTAGATGGCTCAAATGGCGTGATAGCAAGCTTTGCAGCGTTTCGTCTGAATACCCGGATGGAAAATAAGCTAGGCGATTATTTTGAGGTGTGACATTGCTTGACTTTCTGTCAATACAACTGTTGGTGCTAGGCAACGGCATCACAAAGTATCCTTCATACTAGAAAAAGCCTCCACTAAGAGCCAAACTCCGCTTTTCACTTTTCTGCGCGACGAGCATAACTCGGCACCTACAATTCTTCCTGAGTTTTGATCGACAAGAGTTATCAAGTGTGCATGATCAGGATCTGCTAATTTCCACATTCCCAGAAAGCTGAATAACTTTCCAAAGCTTTGACCAACCCTTAGGCAAAACCCACCCCATGATTGCAGCAATTTAGCCATATTCTGATCAACTTGCTGCATTACCCTGAGTTTCCTGTAACCTGAAGATTTTTTCAGCGAAGAAGTGCAATCTGATGAACCGCTGATTATTCCAGTAGGGTGGTTATTAGCCCTTAGATAAAGGTCAATCTGGGTTGAATCAACATAGTAGTGGCGAACTTTAGGCAGTTTTGACGGATGGTCGCTCATGAATTTCTCTACCTACAATTTAGGTTAATTAGTGAAATTTTTGGAACTATGAGTTTTGCGCCATTTAACAGCGCAAGCACTGTTAGATGGCTTCGATAGCTGTACCGACGAGTGAACTAGAATGCTAGGAAGTACTTCTTCTGAATCCGGGTCAGAAGAGGTGCCATTGTAAACACTCATCAAGGTCGGTAAAAAGCGAAAATAGTGAAATAGCGTTGTCCTCTAATCGGAATGAAATTTAAGCACTAATTCAGTCGAAATATAGCTCAATTTTCATTCCAGTCGTTATATTGATACTTCTGTTTACTAAACTTAGAGTAACTTCGCCATGAGTTCATTTAACTTAAAAATTGCCCTTGACCAGTTCAGTCAAGCAGAGACCGTGAGAGTTAAAAAGCGTCTTACAACAACCTTGAGATTTGTACTCAAGCAGTACGTTTTACCTTTATGGATAGGACAAAAATATACATCTGAACAGATAGAGTCAAACTTTGAGGAGTGTCTTGCTAATGTCTCAATCAAGGAATTTAGGCAACCTCCATTAGTTGAAGATGCGATCGCGCAGCAGCTAATGACACTTGTAGCTGACGGTAAGCTCAGAAGAGGCACTGCTGATAATTATCGATCTGTACTGAATAAATTTATTAAATGGATTCAAAGTCAAGAATGGTATGCTCGTGCAGGGTGTCTTGAAGGCGACGAAGGCTCAACTGCTAAAGGTAGAAATTTGAGGGCAGCACGTAAGGGGCAAAACAAGCGAACACGAGAGCAATCCAAAATATTAGAACAAAGTATTCCTGTCATAAGCCCCGCTGACTTGCCTTTAAGACTGCAACGCCAAATTTTTTCTGAAAGAAATGAGTTAGGAGTTAATGACTTCGGGTTGCGGTTCCGACAAAGATTTCAAGAGAAATATAAAAAGTTGCCTGCTGTAGGGTTGAAGAAATTTTACTTAACATGGGAAATGCCCGGACCTTTAGAGGTAACAGGAGTATCCTCTCTCCCATCTGAGTCGGACTCAGATGAACTGTTGAAAAATATTTGCCACTTCATGTGGTGGCTAGATCAGGTTAAAAAACGACCCGTACACGAATTGGAGATAGAAGATATCATCGACCCCGATTTACTGTGCGAGTTCATCATATGGGGATTCATTGAGCAAGGATATCGCGGAGGTTGGGATTTTCATATTTCCAGTTCTGCTATTCAGGTTTCACAATGGCTATTTCATCTAAATTCAAGCGACCCCTTTCTTGCAGATATTGAAGAGCTTGTGTTGCTAAAGAAGATGTATCGGAAAAGAATTGTAGCCAATTCTATTCTTAGAGGAGGTCTAGATTACTATGTGACTAACGAAAAGTATCTGTCTCTTCATGAGTGTGAAGAAATCCTTTCACAGTTATACAAAGAGTGTGAAATCAAGAATTCTAGAGGATTGGCACGAACGGATAGAGCAATTATGCAGTCCTGGCAGCGATATTTGATTTGTGCAATAATCTACTACTCAGGGTTAAGAGTTAAAGAGGTCTGCCATCTTAAAGTAGAACATTTAGCAATTACGGAGAGAATTGCCGATTGTGCAGTGATTTATTTTGAATTTGGGAAAAACTCGCGCCGTGTGCTTCTCCCTAATGTCTTAAGCAAAGATTTAGATAGATGGGTAAAGGAATGGAGATCCCAAATTCATGTCGAACACGGTCTCGTTTTCTTCTCCCTAGGCTCTAATAGTAATTTAAGCACTGTAGGGCAACCTCTTGATCACGCAGCAATCTATTCAATGATTTCAAAAGCTATTTATAAACATAGTGGTAAGGTTGCCTCACCAACTATGCTTAGAAGATTTAGTTCCCTTCGTTTAATACCCCTTGATAAGTTTGCAAATGATCTCTTAAATGAGATGGCTGAGTTCTTCTGGAGTGACGAAATCTTCTCTAACCCGCAGGAGGCTAGAGGATTTCTTGATGGATTCAGCACAGCGATTCGCATTCAGAAAGATTTAGGTTTGTGATGATGACGATTATTCCATATCCAAACTACGAATGTGATATCTCATTAGTCAATTACTCTATTTTAAGATGAGCAATTCGATTTTATTTTTGCGGGCATCCATAACAAAATGTTCAAAGTGGAACTACTTTTTCAGTGAATTTCTTTCCTTCCAGAAACAGCTTCAAGCTAGGGCAGTCCCGTCTATTCAGCAGAATCGTGATCGCGGACTTCTTGGTGATCGATCCCATACTGCACAAATAACTCAGAAACGGTCGTGTTCAAGGCATCGGTGAGCTTTTCAATCACCTCCAGTGAAGGATTCACGATGCCACGTTCAATATCCGAAATATACGTGCGATGCATCTCTGCACGCTCCGCGAGTTCCTCTTGAGACAAATCGAGTTCGCGTCGCCGTCGCCGGATGGCTTTGCCGAATCGCTGTTTGATGTTGGGGTGTTGCTGATTTTCTGCCACTGCATCATCGTCACCAAGGCCAGTTGACAGATCTACAGGCGATCGTCTAAGTTTTGTCGGTTATCGCCTACAATCTAGAATGCTTCATCCACTTGAACCCACTGAAGCAGTGCGATTGGTCATAACCCAGCATGAATTCTGACGCTCAACCTCCAATCGATGCCACGACCGCTCGGACTCCTGATGCGATTGCCGCATTATTCGAGTTACTGATGCTGCATCATCGCGACTTCAATTCGGCTTCGCCAAATTCCACAGACGGAATCGTGTTGCCGATGCAGTTTCCAGACGCGATCGCTCGTCCTCAGTTTGCGATCGGCGATCGCTGTCGTTGGATACCGAATCCTGCGACCGATTGGGGCATGGTGATCGGGCAGGTGTTTGTGCCGATCGAAGCAGATCAGTCAGAGCTGCAACAGTGGGCATGGGTGTATCTGCTGCTACTTGATTCAGATAGCCCATCCCGCTCATGGCTGATTGCCGACTGGGTTGAAGAAGCAGATTTAGAACTTTATGAGAACGATTGAAACAGAGAAACGGATATGAGTGATTCGTCGGGTCAACGTCCGCTCGGAGACATCGAGCGTGTGTTATTTCGCGTCTTCGTCAACTGCCGCCTATCAAAGCATCCCCGTGAGCTGTACGAAGAATATGCGTTTACATATACGCAACTCGCTCATATTGCTGGTTGTAGCCTTCCTGCCATGACGCGCTGGATGAATATGGATAAGTCACCGAGTAGTCTTAAAGCCGTTTACCTACGGCGATTAGGCGAGTTTGATTTCTTGCTGCATCACTACGACCAGATTCCGGTAGAACTGTGGGATCTCACCTGTCCACTTCCGCCGAGAATTCGTGCCGTTTTGTACCCAGACCGGGAATGACTGTTTGAACCTTACTATCAATTGATAGCAAGTTGACTCAAGGACTTGTGAAATGAGTACGAGCGATCTATTGTTCCAAGAGGTTGTTGGAGGACATTTCCGCTTGAACACGATCATCTCCACCTTCGATATCACCAAGGAAGCTTTGCCGGATTTGTTGCTGCGGGTCAAACAAGGCAAAGTACAAATTCCTGATTTACAGCGCAGTTTTTGCTGGAGTGATGAATTGATCATTGAACTGCTGGCCAGTGTTAGCCTAGGCTGGCCAGTTGGCTCGATCATGCTGCTAGAGCAAGGACAGAGCGATTGGAGTTTTCGTCCTCGATCTGTTGAAGGCGTGTGCCTCCATTCCCAAGTCCAGCCCACTCACCTAATTCTCGATGGGCAACAGCGCACGACTGCGCTCTACATGACTCTATTCTCCGAAAATTCAGTCCGAACTAAGGGCAAGCGCACCCAGAAGCTAATCGATCTCTGGTACTACATCGACATCACGAAAGCGCTCGATTCGGAACTGGATCGCGCTAGTGCGATTCTCAGCTTGCCCAAAAACCGAATCAGGGTTGGGGCGCAAGGAACGATCGACTGCACCACTCCAGATCAAGAGTATGCCAGCGGACTATTTCCGATCGCACAAGTGTTTCACTATCCGCAGTGGCGACAAGGCTACTCCAGATTCTGGCAGTACGACCCTGTCAAATTAGAACTGATCGATCGCTTTGAGCAAGATGTCATCAAACGCTTTGAGCATTATCAAGTGCCTGTGATTCAACTCCGGTCTGAACTGCCCAAAGCCGCTGTCTGCCGCGTCTTCGAGAAAACGAACACCCAAGGCACTGAGCTAAATTTCTTTGATCTTGCCACCGCCTGTTTTGCGAGCGAAGACTTTTCACTTAGACACGATTGGGCAATCAAAGAGCAGCAACTGAAACAGAACACGCTGCTGCAATCGGTGCGAGAAACCGATTTCCTTGCCTGTGTCACGTTAGTGGCAACCTACTTCCGACGACAAGCTGCGAGGATCGCTGCCACGCCGTTGAAAAAGTTACCTGGTATTGCTTGTGGTCGGGCTGAAGTACTGGATTTAAGTGTGGAAGAATACCGGCACTACAACGAAAAAGTGATGGTGGGGTATGAAACGGCAGCTCGCTTTTTACACGGTCAACGTCTACTTAGTACCGAAGATTTGCCCTACCAAATTCAACTCGTGGCGTTAGCTGCGATTTTTACGGTGGTCGGACCGCCGCACGAACAACTGCGATCGAAACTCGAACAGTGGTTTTGGTGTGGAGCCTGCTGTGGAATGTACACCTCCTGGCACGAAGTCCGCGCCGCCCGCGATATGTTGGAAGTCCCTGATTGGCTACTCAGCGATGGTGCAATTCCCGCGACCATCCGGGATGCTCATTTCGGTGCTAACCGATTGCTCAGTTCTCAACAACGCCGTGGAGCGGTCTACAAAAGTGTGAGTGCTTTACTACGACAACATGGTGCGATCGATTTTGCGACTGGCGAAGCCTTGTTCGATGTGCAATTTTTTAACGACCCGATCGAAAGTCATCACATCTTCCCAGTCGCCTACTGTAAACGGCAAGGGATTGCGCCTGTACAGTACAACTGCTTGGTCAATCGCACTCCCTTATCACAGTTGAGTAATCAGAAAATTGGCGGTCATGCACCGAGCCAGTATCTGCAAATTCTGGTCGATCAAGGCATTCCACGATCTCGCCTCGACGCAATTTTGCGATCGCATCTGATCGAGCCAGAAACCCTGTGGAATGATGACTTTGAAGCATTTGTAGAGCGCAGAACTGAGGCGCTCCTGTCCTTGGTGAGTCAGGCGATGGGCAAAGCACCTCCCGATACCCGACTCGAACTGGATGCTCCATCAAACCGAGAAAGCGCTTGATTGTAACCGTTCCAGATGAATTCTCTACTCATGTTGACCCTTAACGATTTGCTTTCCACTTACGATGCCTGCACTCAGCAGAGAATGAGCGACGTGACCGAGCAACTGGCACGATTGCGTCAAGAGATCGAGACCCAATGTCTGAGTATTAAGCAGGCGGAGTCCGAGTTACTTCAGGCGCAACAGCACTGCCTCGATCAGATGCGTTCCCACTTCGCGGCGGATGCTAGAGCGTTACTCAAAACCCCACAGTTCTCGGCATTCATCGAATTTCTGGTGGAAGCTGTGGCAGGCGACCGCATTGGTTCCGACCCGCTCCTCGTGCCACCGAGTCCAACCTTCTGGCTGCTCCAATCGAGGGAGATTGCGCTGCACCTGCGCGACATTGAAAGTATTCAACTTGACAACCTGGATGGAACACCTGGTGCTGCTGTGATTCGGATGCAAGTTGCGATCCAGGATTGGCAGCAACCCGTCCACATTTTTCCACAAGGTCTGCGGCAGCAGTCCCAGGTAGCAGCAGTGCTGAACCAGATCCAGTCCCAATTTCCCCAGCCTGATCCTCAGGGTGATGGAATGGCTTACCTGAACCGGGTCGTGATTCAAGAACTAGCGTGTGTGGTGCTGTACGTGGCTCGACTGTTTAGCCTCAATTGGGTCATCGCGATCAATGAAGGCTTTGAACTTTAAGGAGGTCATCGGGATGCGGAGTTTAACCTTGCCCAACCAGCGTTGCCAATGGATGTGCCGCTTCTGGGGTCGCGGGCTTGCCTTCAATCGCTGGTGCCTCCAACAAGGTTGGTTCAGCTTCGATCTTGCCTTAATGATTCAAAGCAGGTTGATCGATCGCGTCGCCCACGAACACAAGCTGGCATGTGAAGCCCATCTGCTAGTCCTGGAATCTAGCTTTTTGATTGGAGAAATCGCTGCCACTCCGGAGACGCTGGAGTACTTTTACGATTTGAGATCGCTCTATCACGAAGGCAGATACGAGACGCTATTGATTCAACTTTATCAACTGGATCGCAAGGTTACTTCTGAGCAGACCCACAATGCTGGAATCAGCCTGGACGAGGAGTGACCGACTGAAGTAAACCATTACACCTAGTACTACAAAACGAGAAGTTTAAAGCAATGAGAGAACCCAGATTAAATTTAGATAGCACACTCCGCGACACCTTGGTTTTTGGTGAACCCTTGGATTGGTCAGGACAGGAAGGGATCAAGCGCCGAGCTACCTTTGACCAACTCCAAGTACAGCAACTAGAGCAGTTGATTGCTCAGGCATTTGTTGAGGGCGACGATCAACAAAACTTGTGGATCACCCCGCAAAATCTAGTTGCGTATGCACGATCTCCCACTTTAAAAGCATTGAACTGCTACTTCGAGGGCTTTGTAGCATCCCCGGTCTGGGAGCAAGCTGTTGCGATCTGTGGCATTCGGATTGAAGGCAACATTTCCCGTGAGCTACGCCAAGCGTTCTATCGCCGATTTGAACCTGCTGGAACGATCGAGCTTTCCACCATTCGACTGCGAGCAACCTGGCAGTGGGGGGTGCAAACGCTCAATTCCGATTAGTCCCTAGAGGTGAAGATGCTAGACCCAACGAAACCCATCAGTGCCTGCACTGCCCAAGAAATTGCGATCGCTCAACTGATAGATGCCAGTTCCGGACGCTTTGATGCGACTCAAGTGTTGCGCGACCTCGAAGCGCGTCGCTCCCTATGGCGAGCGTTCCTGATGGGGCGACCGTTTTTGCACTGCGATGAAGCAGGACTGCCAGCCTGCGGCTTACTGCCGCTACGGGACTTAGAACGACACTGGAATCTAGACATGCTGTACATCCTGGCACAATCCGAAGCGAGTGTTGCCCCACTGCTTCACGTGGCGGATGCTTGGGGGTGCGAAGCAGGGCAATATAGTTTGGCGCAAGCAGAACGATTGTTGGGAACAGGTCGCCCTGCTCCGATCGTTTGGGCGTGGTGGGATTAAATGACTCAGACCCTTGCCCGATTACGGTTGATCTGATCTCAGAAAAGTAATACAAATGTACGATATCTACTTTATTCTCC contains:
- a CDS encoding helix-turn-helix domain-containing protein is translated as MAENQQHPNIKQRFGKAIRRRRRELDLSQEELAERAEMHRTYISDIERGIVNPSLEVIEKLTDALNTTVSELFVQYGIDHQEVRDHDSAE
- a CDS encoding heteromeric transposase endonuclease subunit TnsA → MAKYKGEISQEAIDRKRREGRGQGEGHSYLPWLTIHEVPSDGRAHQAAGWKTDKRDHQLLSDGELHCFYVFEWARNVVDIREQYPLPLEATLEIAESMGVKHPLHPTSKHSTIMTTDFLLTVQKGDQRVFHPWSFKYSIDLNVKGLRTAEKLEIERIYWQSVRNCPWSLVTERQLPIQLAKNVEIIHKSLDLTGFNLIYDEVEAINAWLTPRIQLRDTALRHLTTMCDTSLGFECGTSLRVAYHLIANRRWIIDMHSPIEPGNILIVQNL
- a CDS encoding DUF262 domain-containing protein — its product is MSTSDLLFQEVVGGHFRLNTIISTFDITKEALPDLLLRVKQGKVQIPDLQRSFCWSDELIIELLASVSLGWPVGSIMLLEQGQSDWSFRPRSVEGVCLHSQVQPTHLILDGQQRTTALYMTLFSENSVRTKGKRTQKLIDLWYYIDITKALDSELDRASAILSLPKNRIRVGAQGTIDCTTPDQEYASGLFPIAQVFHYPQWRQGYSRFWQYDPVKLELIDRFEQDVIKRFEHYQVPVIQLRSELPKAAVCRVFEKTNTQGTELNFFDLATACFASEDFSLRHDWAIKEQQLKQNTLLQSVRETDFLACVTLVATYFRRQAARIAATPLKKLPGIACGRAEVLDLSVEEYRHYNEKVMVGYETAARFLHGQRLLSTEDLPYQIQLVALAAIFTVVGPPHEQLRSKLEQWFWCGACCGMYTSWHEVRAARDMLEVPDWLLSDGAIPATIRDAHFGANRLLSSQQRRGAVYKSVSALLRQHGAIDFATGEALFDVQFFNDPIESHHIFPVAYCKRQGIAPVQYNCLVNRTPLSQLSNQKIGGHAPSQYLQILVDQGIPRSRLDAILRSHLIEPETLWNDDFEAFVERRTEALLSLVSQAMGKAPPDTRLELDAPSNRESA
- a CDS encoding site-specific integrase — encoded protein: MSSFNLKIALDQFSQAETVRVKKRLTTTLRFVLKQYVLPLWIGQKYTSEQIESNFEECLANVSIKEFRQPPLVEDAIAQQLMTLVADGKLRRGTADNYRSVLNKFIKWIQSQEWYARAGCLEGDEGSTAKGRNLRAARKGQNKRTREQSKILEQSIPVISPADLPLRLQRQIFSERNELGVNDFGLRFRQRFQEKYKKLPAVGLKKFYLTWEMPGPLEVTGVSSLPSESDSDELLKNICHFMWWLDQVKKRPVHELEIEDIIDPDLLCEFIIWGFIEQGYRGGWDFHISSSAIQVSQWLFHLNSSDPFLADIEELVLLKKMYRKRIVANSILRGGLDYYVTNEKYLSLHECEEILSQLYKECEIKNSRGLARTDRAIMQSWQRYLICAIIYYSGLRVKEVCHLKVEHLAITERIADCAVIYFEFGKNSRRVLLPNVLSKDLDRWVKEWRSQIHVEHGLVFFSLGSNSNLSTVGQPLDHAAIYSMISKAIYKHSGKVASPTMLRRFSSLRLIPLDKFANDLLNEMAEFFWSDEIFSNPQEARGFLDGFSTAIRIQKDLGL
- a CDS encoding TnsD family Tn7-like transposition protein; its protein translation is MPLPSTNSCIDRKSSNVTPQNNRLAYFPSGYSDETLQSLLSRHLSHLNHPNPKSAIQELLGTSGVATLNALPSHLNRLISVLPLGHPYSADQIIDYHTCLPFFAPFYPVGREQALREDMKSDRGLNAYLRSAIASGCIRLPSFLRYCPICVTEDKKRYGECYWHRLHQIPGNEVCSLHKVFLEKSTIQAQSRRLRYQLISAEEAIQATLPRSLDLLNHSHQHYIQIAEDAEWLLNHPNLSLGLESIHRRYIALLIDRDFANYRGIIRNRELLNAFENYYSPEFLRSLQSELKGTSNWLFRLVRPPKHSQQPLHHLLLIHFLGHTVETFFQVSDELRPFGSGAWPCLNPVCKCYKQFCINEYELKYDKIHGNRLTATFKCECGFTYSRMGPDPSRENLFQVGKIKSWGNVWEEHLRTLWGDSTVTLQEMAAYLGVDPETVKYQAARLNLVYPRPGRTAKQLQRTATPQLQSNEAKAVASSKTMQYRAGWLAILEENPEAGRADLSRDNQRVYSWLNFYDQDWLKNHLPLYKQRSPQLAFIDWQQRDIDIATAMRASADKLRSLPGKPQRITKTAIGSDSGYLSLICKQLDRLPVTASILFKITETTEEFAIRRIKWVADYFRQEGIQPKHWQIVKQANLKPYIAEIPQVQAAIIAVLSSFELTHTSGDN